Proteins encoded together in one Calditrichota bacterium window:
- a CDS encoding TIGR00282 family metallophosphoesterase, which yields MPQVSPSKPAGASRLLFVGDVYGEPGQQAVVALLPGLLRELAVDVCVVNAENSDGGKGLSPKIIRMLFDAGADVLSGGNHTLYRDKAHSAIAENPHILRPANFPADAPGRGFVTIEVSPRVRWGVINLMGRAMLPPSDDPFRLAQSLANTMHEETKLIFVDFHAEATAEKLALARYLDGQVTALIGTHTHVQTADEQILPSGTAYLTDVGMTGPHSGVIGMDTDSALHRFLHPMGGGRFGVAKGEIKLHAVVIDADPQSGKALAIQRIQKELGE from the coding sequence TTGCCTCAGGTCTCGCCAAGTAAGCCCGCGGGCGCAAGTCGCCTGTTGTTTGTCGGAGATGTATATGGAGAGCCCGGTCAACAGGCGGTCGTCGCGCTGTTGCCCGGGCTTCTTCGTGAGCTTGCCGTCGATGTTTGCGTCGTGAATGCTGAGAATTCCGACGGTGGAAAAGGCCTTTCTCCAAAGATCATTCGCATGTTGTTCGACGCAGGTGCGGACGTACTTTCTGGGGGCAATCACACGTTGTACAGAGACAAAGCGCACTCCGCCATCGCCGAAAACCCACACATTCTAAGGCCCGCAAATTTCCCCGCCGACGCGCCGGGCCGTGGTTTCGTTACCATTGAAGTTTCTCCTCGTGTGCGCTGGGGAGTAATCAACTTAATGGGCCGGGCAATGTTGCCTCCGTCGGATGATCCGTTCCGTCTTGCACAGTCGCTTGCCAACACAATGCACGAAGAGACCAAGTTGATTTTCGTTGATTTTCATGCTGAAGCGACGGCGGAGAAGCTTGCGCTTGCGCGTTATCTGGACGGTCAAGTGACAGCGCTTATCGGAACTCACACTCACGTGCAGACGGCAGATGAACAGATACTCCCAAGCGGAACGGCATATTTGACAGATGTTGGTATGACGGGACCGCATTCCGGTGTGATTGGTATGGACACGGATAGCGCGCTGCACCGTTTTCTTCATCCAATGGGCGGCGGACGATTCGGAGTGGCAAAAGGCGAAATTAAGCTGCATGCTGTAGTGATTGATGCTGATCCGCAATCGGGGAAAGCACTCGCCATTCAGAGGATTCAGAAAGAGCTGGGCGAATGA
- a CDS encoding amidohydrolase, with protein MSVRTILGKAWLGLNGTEPVRLRLSEGKIESVEKGVFSQEHSDDLVLSENEVVLPGFHDAHLHLITGGLQMAQIDFGGAHSVDAALQRISDYIERHKPEPGSWILGHGIEQTEITITRTDLDRVTQDYPFFAWTHDLHSAVANSKALIKARIDGSTKSPPGGIIEHGLDGKVTGVLREHAAGLVDDVIPLPSREDYRQAFLRAQSLALSLGITAASASVRPDLIEAYLSVAVSADQVIKLNMWKVTESFDFELDRFEMRDSEKFRFKCFKGFTDGALGSRTASFWKPYADDASTTGELLVREGPLARFIRSAHKEGYQIAMHAIGDRANSVVLDAVEMASANGIGPELRPRIEHVQHLRERDIARFAKLGVIASMQPIHCTADMSFVTRRLGSEREATSYAWKSLQDAGALLTFGSDWPIETLDPIAGIHAAVTRTRKDGTPAGGWLPEQCVSVETALRAYTEGSAYAAGWEHKVGKIAPGFAADLCVLTADPFKTKPRDLHRLQVTRTIVDGKTVYELS; from the coding sequence ATGAGTGTGCGAACCATACTCGGCAAAGCATGGCTCGGCCTAAATGGAACTGAGCCCGTGCGTCTCAGGCTGAGCGAAGGGAAGATCGAATCGGTTGAGAAAGGCGTCTTTTCGCAAGAACACTCCGATGACTTAGTATTGTCCGAGAATGAAGTGGTCTTGCCGGGCTTTCATGATGCGCATTTGCATTTGATAACCGGTGGACTGCAGATGGCTCAGATAGATTTCGGTGGTGCGCACTCTGTGGACGCGGCTTTGCAGCGAATCTCGGACTACATCGAGCGCCACAAGCCCGAGCCCGGTTCGTGGATACTTGGGCATGGTATAGAGCAAACAGAAATCACTATCACGCGTACCGATCTGGATCGAGTGACACAGGACTATCCGTTTTTCGCTTGGACTCACGATCTGCATTCGGCGGTAGCGAATTCGAAAGCCTTGATCAAGGCCCGTATTGACGGTTCGACCAAAAGCCCGCCCGGTGGAATAATTGAACACGGTTTAGATGGAAAGGTCACGGGGGTGCTGCGTGAACACGCCGCGGGACTTGTGGATGATGTCATTCCTCTTCCGTCTCGAGAAGACTATCGACAAGCGTTTCTGCGTGCGCAAAGCCTTGCACTATCGCTTGGAATCACTGCTGCGAGTGCCAGCGTTCGGCCCGACTTAATCGAGGCGTATCTTTCCGTGGCGGTTTCCGCCGACCAGGTCATCAAGCTAAATATGTGGAAAGTCACCGAGTCCTTCGACTTCGAACTAGACCGGTTTGAAATGCGCGACTCCGAAAAGTTCCGTTTCAAGTGTTTCAAGGGGTTCACCGACGGCGCATTGGGATCAAGAACAGCATCATTTTGGAAACCGTACGCAGATGATGCAAGCACCACAGGCGAGTTGCTTGTGCGCGAAGGTCCGTTGGCGAGGTTTATTCGGAGCGCACATAAGGAAGGCTATCAGATTGCAATGCACGCAATCGGAGACCGGGCGAACAGCGTCGTGCTTGACGCGGTGGAAATGGCTTCCGCCAACGGCATCGGGCCGGAATTGCGGCCGCGCATCGAGCATGTGCAGCATCTACGCGAGCGCGACATCGCTCGTTTCGCCAAACTTGGCGTCATTGCGAGTATGCAGCCGATTCATTGTACCGCAGACATGAGTTTCGTGACTCGGAGGTTGGGCAGCGAGCGCGAAGCGACGTCGTATGCATGGAAGAGTTTGCAGGACGCCGGAGCGCTGCTTACGTTCGGGAGTGACTGGCCAATTGAAACCTTGGATCCTATTGCCGGAATTCATGCTGCGGTAACGCGGACGCGGAAGGATGGAACTCCGGCAGGTGGTTGGCTACCCGAGCAATGTGTTTCGGTGGAAACTGCGCTGCGGGCATACACTGAAGGATCGGCCTATGCGGCAGGCTGGGAACATAAGGTGGGAAAAATTGCACCGGGATTCGCCGCGGATCTTTGCGTGTTGACAGCCGACCCTTTCAAAACAAAACCGCGTGATTTGCATAGGCTGCAAGTCACGCGGACAATAGTCGACGGAAAAACTGTTTACGAGCTTAGTTAG
- a CDS encoding GDP-mannose 4,6-dehydratase → MKKILLTGGAGFIGSHVAEALLAQGASVCAYDSFDPYYPRSIKEQNIRDCTRNPCFTLVEADIRDRNMLSEVIQSNSFDAVVHLAARAGVRPSLEQPQLYAQVNIDATVSLLELCKEAGVQKIVFASSSSVYGNRDGGPFRESDNTDHPLSPYGSTKKAGEVIAHVYSHLYGFSIACLRFFTVYGPRQRPDLAIRKFVRKAIRGESIPMFGDGSSRRDYTHISDIVSGILGALAWVDHSDGRYGIFNLGSSSPIELRQLLAGIEAGIGRPLIIDRLPTQPGDVFQTFADTTLAERELGFRHDIKFEDGLLDFIEWMKGNDLS, encoded by the coding sequence ATGAAGAAAATCCTGCTTACCGGCGGCGCCGGATTCATTGGTTCACACGTTGCAGAAGCCCTGCTCGCTCAGGGAGCATCCGTGTGTGCGTATGATAGTTTTGACCCCTACTATCCGCGCAGCATAAAAGAACAGAACATCAGAGACTGCACGCGAAATCCGTGTTTCACGCTCGTTGAAGCGGACATTCGCGACCGCAACATGCTCTCGGAGGTCATTCAGTCGAATTCGTTCGACGCAGTCGTTCATTTGGCCGCGCGTGCAGGCGTCAGACCGTCCTTGGAGCAACCTCAGCTCTATGCACAAGTAAATATTGACGCGACGGTTTCTTTGCTTGAACTATGTAAAGAAGCCGGGGTGCAAAAGATCGTATTTGCTTCAAGCTCATCGGTCTACGGCAACCGAGACGGCGGTCCGTTTCGCGAATCGGATAATACGGATCATCCCTTGAGTCCTTACGGATCGACCAAAAAAGCGGGTGAAGTTATCGCGCATGTGTATTCCCACTTGTATGGATTCTCAATCGCCTGCCTGCGCTTTTTCACAGTCTATGGGCCCCGTCAACGGCCCGATCTCGCAATCAGGAAGTTCGTGAGAAAAGCAATTCGCGGCGAATCGATTCCGATGTTCGGCGACGGCAGTTCGCGGCGCGACTACACCCACATTTCCGATATCGTGAGTGGAATTCTTGGCGCGCTGGCGTGGGTTGATCATTCCGACGGACGCTACGGAATTTTTAACTTGGGCTCGAGTTCTCCGATTGAACTCAGGCAACTGCTCGCAGGAATTGAAGCTGGAATTGGGCGACCGCTAATAATCGACAGACTTCCTACTCAACCCGGAGACGTGTTTCAGACCTTTGCCGACACGACTCTCGCCGAGCGTGAGCTCGGATTCCGTCACGACATTAAGTTTGAAGACGGACTGCTCGATTTCATCGAATGGATGAAAGGCAATGACTTGAGCTAA
- a CDS encoding class I SAM-dependent methyltransferase, translating to MNKSDWPKLICVVCGKKPLTATDSGYHCESCGAEFPLHKATGLPVFVSERSPLDTAEILKHQVSESALDLDVANSHWNTGPLRQMLDKTSGKTVLSYGSGDGGDRKWLEKAGYQLVCFDIYPGPYTDVVCDGHELPFDDAQFDIVVSTAVFEHLYNPFQAAREIFRVLKPGGTLVGSAAFLEAYHANSYFHMSHLGLTEVFKRAGFSEIELHPGWSFVESLNGRFWVWNNVKAIGRLTRPWRRFRYLVGMALWKVAYGLKGRSVPERIRLGFAGSLLFRAVKPGE from the coding sequence ATGAACAAATCGGATTGGCCGAAACTTATTTGTGTAGTTTGCGGCAAGAAGCCGTTGACTGCAACGGATAGCGGATATCACTGCGAATCCTGTGGAGCGGAGTTTCCCTTGCACAAAGCAACGGGACTTCCCGTGTTTGTCAGCGAGCGTTCTCCTCTCGATACAGCTGAGATACTTAAACACCAGGTTTCCGAGAGCGCACTGGATCTTGACGTGGCGAATAGCCATTGGAATACCGGGCCGTTGCGGCAAATGCTGGACAAGACAAGCGGCAAGACAGTCTTGAGCTACGGCAGCGGCGACGGTGGGGACCGCAAATGGTTGGAGAAAGCCGGCTACCAACTCGTGTGTTTTGACATTTATCCGGGGCCTTACACCGATGTGGTGTGTGATGGACATGAGTTGCCTTTCGATGACGCGCAATTCGACATCGTTGTGTCGACCGCAGTCTTCGAACATCTTTACAATCCCTTTCAGGCCGCACGCGAGATCTTCCGAGTTTTGAAACCCGGCGGCACTCTCGTCGGTTCGGCGGCGTTTCTCGAAGCATATCATGCCAATTCGTATTTTCACATGAGCCACTTAGGACTTACGGAAGTGTTCAAACGAGCGGGATTTTCCGAAATTGAACTACACCCGGGCTGGTCCTTCGTCGAGTCCTTGAATGGTCGTTTCTGGGTTTGGAATAATGTCAAAGCGATCGGAAGACTTACGCGCCCGTGGCGCAGGTTTCGATACTTAGTCGGCATGGCCCTTTGGAAAGTCGCTTATGGCCTGAAGGGTCGTTCCGTACCTGAACGCATCAGGCTTGGATTTGCAGGATCGCTACTCTTTCGAGCGGTTAAGCCCGGTGAATAG
- the tilS gene encoding tRNA lysidine(34) synthetase TilS has product MNSAVNNGLLPLDAKQRLLLAVSGGGDSLAMLKWFAEQKEWHDRIVCAHIDHMLQPESEKVGRLVRDFAGKLKVPFAMKRVDVPAHLTRKRESVEACARSLRYRALEELRTESCCDFILTAHSKDDDAETIWMKLEQGSSWFEVTGIPGRRERILRPFLSLDRRQLRAVLDTEDAWHNDPMNCDSRFPRVRARGAIAYFEQDRADVLDLLSKHGQAVRKLQTLSRRLLKANKNNSVKDILGHVEHLEDLPKNLYLEDLDFLAVETALEGLGKAQEFRLDGPLRRQCLEFIKSKGGESVLELGDGFSLNRTGRHLWVQRRLENDFTLGQSDSDFVWTPDALGKTTSGVCEINCREWNVRAWKPGETFCPAKRRTRKISDWLSEAGVHPSVRKQWPVLCCDDVIVAVPGLGVREDVQPRAQEPSLKISWRSILHCDQQVSG; this is encoded by the coding sequence GTGAATAGTGCTGTAAACAATGGGCTCTTGCCATTGGATGCAAAGCAGCGACTCTTGCTGGCTGTGTCTGGCGGCGGAGATTCTCTGGCGATGCTGAAGTGGTTTGCCGAGCAAAAGGAGTGGCACGACCGAATCGTCTGCGCGCATATTGACCATATGCTGCAGCCTGAGTCTGAAAAAGTCGGCAGACTGGTCCGAGATTTTGCGGGGAAACTCAAAGTTCCATTTGCCATGAAACGAGTCGACGTTCCTGCTCATCTGACACGCAAGCGAGAATCCGTTGAAGCCTGCGCGCGATCATTGCGATATCGAGCTCTTGAGGAGTTGCGTACCGAATCATGCTGCGATTTCATTTTGACGGCGCACTCAAAGGATGACGATGCGGAAACGATTTGGATGAAACTGGAGCAAGGTTCATCCTGGTTCGAAGTAACGGGAATTCCTGGCCGGCGCGAACGAATTCTCAGGCCATTCTTGTCACTTGACCGGAGACAGTTGCGAGCAGTTTTAGATACAGAAGATGCTTGGCACAACGACCCAATGAACTGCGACTCTAGATTTCCAAGAGTGCGGGCTCGCGGTGCGATTGCCTACTTTGAGCAGGATCGGGCCGATGTGCTCGATCTGCTTTCCAAGCACGGTCAGGCAGTTCGAAAGCTACAGACCCTCTCGCGAAGACTCTTAAAAGCTAATAAAAACAATAGCGTAAAAGATATTTTGGGTCATGTTGAGCACCTTGAGGATTTGCCGAAAAACTTGTATCTTGAAGACTTAGATTTTCTGGCCGTGGAAACTGCCCTTGAGGGGCTTGGAAAAGCCCAAGAGTTTCGTTTGGATGGGCCACTCCGGAGGCAATGTCTCGAGTTCATCAAGTCAAAAGGAGGGGAATCCGTCTTAGAGTTGGGAGACGGATTCTCGCTGAATCGAACTGGCCGCCACTTGTGGGTGCAGCGAAGATTAGAGAACGATTTCACACTTGGGCAAAGCGATAGTGATTTCGTGTGGACACCCGACGCTCTGGGCAAAACCACTTCCGGAGTTTGTGAGATTAATTGTCGCGAGTGGAATGTCCGAGCCTGGAAGCCCGGCGAGACTTTTTGCCCTGCAAAGCGCCGCACTCGCAAAATCTCCGATTGGTTATCCGAGGCAGGTGTTCACCCCTCAGTACGGAAGCAATGGCCGGTGCTCTGTTGCGACGATGTTATCGTCGCCGTACCCGGATTGGGTGTACGGGAAGATGTGCAGCCGCGAGCGCAAGAGCCGTCACTGAAGATTTCATGGAGATCAATTTTACACTGTGACCAGCAAGTATCCGGATAA
- the hpt gene encoding hypoxanthine phosphoribosyltransferase, with product MTSKYPDKIITGTPPRSFRKFLPEDEIQKAVLKTAEDIHVKFKGKNPVFVGVLTGCFVYMADIVRAANLPCTVDFIKLSSYGDGMTSGQIKLIKDIDMEIRDRHVILVDDIVDTGNSWDFLRDFLKVRHPQSLSMAACFRKPKSLHSGVHVDFVSIDLPDEFVIGYGLDYAGTGRHLPDLYILDEPEES from the coding sequence GTGACCAGCAAGTATCCGGATAAGATCATCACCGGAACCCCCCCGCGGAGTTTCCGAAAGTTCCTTCCCGAAGATGAAATTCAGAAGGCGGTTCTCAAGACCGCCGAAGACATTCACGTAAAATTTAAAGGCAAGAACCCGGTTTTTGTCGGCGTTCTGACTGGATGTTTCGTGTATATGGCCGACATCGTGCGGGCCGCCAATCTGCCGTGTACGGTTGACTTCATTAAGCTCTCAAGCTATGGCGACGGAATGACGTCCGGTCAGATCAAGCTGATCAAGGACATTGACATGGAGATTCGCGATCGTCATGTAATACTCGTGGACGATATCGTGGACACGGGGAATTCGTGGGACTTTCTGCGCGACTTCTTAAAAGTTAGACATCCCCAAAGTTTAAGTATGGCCGCGTGCTTTCGTAAGCCCAAATCACTCCATTCAGGTGTGCATGTGGATTTTGTTTCGATCGATTTGCCTGATGAGTTTGTAATCGGATACGGATTGGATTATGCGGGAACAGGTCGACATTTGCCTGACCTCTATATTCTGGACGAACCTGAGGAATCGTGA